In the Syngnathus scovelli strain Florida chromosome 8, RoL_Ssco_1.2, whole genome shotgun sequence genome, one interval contains:
- the caska gene encoding peripheral plasma membrane protein CASK isoform X4: protein MDISGIIARGPFSVVRRCINRETGQQFAVKIVDVAQFTSSPGLSTEDLKREASICHMLKHPHIVELLETYSSDGMLFMVFEFMDGADLCFEIVKRADAGFVYSEAVASHYMRQILEALRYCHDNNVIHRDVKPHCVLLASKENSAPVKLGGFGVAIQLGESGLVAGGRVGTPHFMAPEVVKREPYGKPVDVWGCGVILFILLSGCLPFYGTKERLFEAICKGKYKMNPRQWSQISESAKDLVRRMLMLDPAERITVYEALNHPWLKERDRYAYKIHLPETVEQLRKFNARRKLKGAVLAAVSSHKFNSYYGDPPEELHDFSDDPTSSGLLAAERAVSQVLDSLEEIHALTDCSEKDLDFLHSVFQDQHLHTLLDLYDKINTRSSPQIRNPSSDGVQRAKETSSSHQEDGEALKHLEYVLEEIACYPENHDVKELRRILTQPHFMALLQAHDVVAHEVYSDEALRVTPPPTSPYLNGDSPESTNGDVDLENVTRVRLVQFQKNTDEPMGITLKMNDSNNCIVARIMHGGMIHRQGTLHVGDEIREINGISVANQTVEQLQKMLKEMRGSITFKIVPSYRTQGSSCEKESPTTSRQSPANGHSSINSSILDLPSTIQPKGRQIVPRPPIKDKMSVKIYVRAQFEYDPSKDELIPCKEAGIRFRVGDVIQIISKDDHNWWQGKLENTKNGTAGLIPSPELQEWRVACMAMEKTKQEQQASCTWFGKKKKQYKDKYLAKHNAVFDQLDLVTYEEVVKLPAFKRKTLVLLGAHGVGRRHIKNTLITKHPDRFAYPIPHTTRPPKKDEENGKNYYFVSHDQMMQDISNNEYLEYGSHEDAMYGTRLETIRKIHQQGLVAILDVEPQALKVLRTAEFAPYVVFIAAPTITPGIDETPRWCRTLPDESLQRLQKESEILQKTYMHYFDQTIINNEIDDTIGHLEEAVELVCNSSQWVPVSWVY, encoded by the exons GGGTCCCTTCAGTGTGGTGAGAAGATGCATCAACAGAGAGACGGGGCAGCAGTTTGCTGTCAAAATTGTGGATGTTGCTCAGTTCACCTCAAGTCCTGGACTCAGCACGGAGG ACTTGAAGAGGGAGGCCAGCATCTGCCACATGCTCAAACACCCACACATCGTGGAGCTGCTGGAGACCTACAGCTCCGACGGGATGCTCTTCATGGTCTTCGAATT CATGGATGGAGCAGACCTGTGCTTTGAGATCGTCAAGAGGGCAGACGCCGGCTTTGTCTACAGCGAAGCGGTGGCCAG TCACTACATGAGACAGATCCTGGAGGCGCTACGTTACTGCCATGACAACAACGTCATTCACAGAGATGTCAAG CCTCACTGTGTGCTGCTGGCATCTAAGGAGAATTCTGCTCCCGTCAAGTTAGGAGGCTTTGGAGTGGCAATCCAGCTGGGAGAGTCGGGGCTGGTGGCCGGAG GTCGGGTAGGAACACCCCACTTCATGGCACCCGAGGTGGTGAAGAGGGAGCCTTACGGAAAACCTGTGGATGTGTGGGGCTGCGGTGTCATTCTCTTCATCCTCCTGTCAGGGTGTCTGCCCTTCTACGGCACCAAAGAGCGTCTCTTTGAAGCAATCTGCAAAGGGAAATACAAG ATGAACCCGCGGCAGTGGAGTCAAATCTCGGAGAGCGCTAAAGATCTGGTGAGGCGCATGCTGATGCTGGACCCCGCCGAGAGGATCACAGTTTATGAGGCCCTTAACCATCCTTGGCTCAAG GAGAGAGACCGCTATGCCTACAAGATCCACCTGCCAGAGACGGTGGAGCAGCTGAGGAAGTTCAACGCCAGGAGAAAGTTGAAG GGGGCGGTACTAGCGGCAGTGTCCAGTCACAAGTTTAATTCCTACTATGGAGACCCCCCTGAGGAACTCCACGACTTCTCGGACGACCCCACTTCCTCAG GGCTGCTCGCGGCAGAAA GAGCTGTTTCTCAGGTGTTGGATAGTTTAGAGGAGATCCACGCCTTGACTGACTGCAGTGAGAAGGATCTCGACTTCCTGCACAGTGTTTTCCAGGACCAACATTTACACACACTGCTCGAC CTCTACGATAAGATCAACACCAGGTCGTCCCCGCAGATCAGGAACCCGTCCAGTGACGGCGTGCAGAGAGCCAAAGAG ACATCCTCCTCACACCAGGAAGACGGTGAAGCTTTGAAACATCTGGAATAT GTGCTGGAAGAGATCGCCTGCTACCCAGAGAACCACGACGTGAAAGAACTCAGACGGATACTGACGCAGCCGCATTTCATG GCGTTGCTGCAGGCCCACGATGTGGTGGCGCATGAGGTCTACAGCGATGAGGCGCTGAGGGTGACGCCACCGCCCACCTCGCCTTACCTGAATGGCGACTCACCCGAAAGCACCAACGGAGACGTGGACTTGGAGAACGTCACCAGGGTGCGCCTGGTGCAATTCCAGAAGAACACGGACGAGCCCATG GGCATCACACTGAAAATGAACGACTCCAACAACTGCATCGTGGCTCGCATCATGCATGGAGGCATGATCCACAGACAAG GCACGTTGCACGTTGGAGATGAGATCAGGGAGATCAATGGCATCAGCGTGGCCAACCAGACAGTCGAGCAGCTGCAGAAGATGctg aagGAGATGCGAGGCAGCATCACATTTAAAATAGTGCCAAGCTACCGGACACAGGGCTCCTCCTGTGAG AAAGAGTCCCCTACCACGTCCAGGCAATCCCCTGCCAATGGCCACTCCAGCATTAACAGTTCTATCTTG GACCTGCCGTCCACCATCCAGCCCAAAGGTCGACAG ATTGTACCCAGACCTCCAATCAAGGACAAAATGTCTGTCAAG ATCTACGTGCGGGCTCAGTTCGAGTACGACCCCTCCAAGGACGAGCTGATCCCCTGCAAGGAGGCCGGCATTCGCTTCCGCGTCGGCGACGTCATCCAGATCATCTCCAAGGATGACCACAATTGGTGGCAAGGCAAGCTGGAGAACACCAAGAACGGCACGGCCGGCCTCATCCCATCGCCCGAGCTGCAGGAGTG GCGTGTGGCATGCATGGCCATGGAGAAGACCAAGCAGGAGCAACAGGCCAGTTGCACTTGGTTtggcaagaagaagaagcagtaCAAAGACAAGTATTTGGCCAAGCACAACGCAG TGTTTGACCAATTAGATCTGGTCACCTATGAGGAAGTGGTCAAACTGCCCGCCTTCAAGAGGAAAACGCTCGTTTTGTTAG GTGCTCACGGCGTTGGCAGGAGACACATCAAGAACACACTCATCACCAAACACCCCGACAGATTTGCTTATCCCATCCCAC ACACGACAAGACCTCCCAAGAAGGATGAGGAGAACGGCAAGAACTACTACTTTGTGTCGCACGACCAGATGATGCAGGACATCAGCAACAACGAGTACTTGGAGTACGGCAGCCACGAGGACGCCATGTACGGCACGCGCCTTGAGACCATTCGCAAGATCCACCAGCAGGGACTGGTCGCCATCCTGGACGTCGAGCCACAG GCACTGAAAGTGCTTCGCACAGCCGAATTTGCCCCATACGTGGTCTTCATCGCAGCACCAACCATAACGCCGGGCATCGACGAG ACGCCCAGGTGGTGTCGCACGCTTCCA GATGAGTCTTTGCAGCGTCTTCAGAAGGAGTCTGAGATCCTGCAGAAGACGTACATGCACTATTTTGACCAGACCATCATCAACAACGAGATCGACGACACCATCGGCCACCTGGAGGAGGCCGTGGAGCTGGTGTGCAACAGCAGCCAGTGGGTGCCCGTCTCCTGGGTCTACTAA